In a single window of the uncultured Dysgonomonas sp. genome:
- a CDS encoding DUF418 domain-containing protein, translating into MIKTQQRIDVADALRGFSIMGIFLLHSIEHFNFYSFPEVDSPWLQFTDKSIWDSLFFIFGGKAYGIFALLFGFSFFIQDNNQLQRGNDFRLRFLWRLFLLFIWGNINAMFFTGEILVLYSIVGISLIFVARLKIKTVVIIATILILQPMEWGKLFYALFNPNYIPAEPLANYYWAQAYPVQSNGTFLETVKMNLWDGQLASLAWAWENARFFQTPALFMFGMVMGKAGLLLYNEKNSRFWMRALVVGIICFFPLNGLANMLSGFIENKAILTPLRLIIRSLANMGFMAFLVSLIILVYYHTVKGHSWLDKLRPYGKMTLTNYIMQSVIGSFIFYNWGLGMHNKLGITYSFLLGIVLFILQYFFCCWWMKNHKHGPLEYVWKKLTWIGVKKK; encoded by the coding sequence ATGATTAAGACACAACAGCGAATAGATGTCGCAGATGCCCTGAGAGGATTCTCCATCATGGGAATTTTTCTCCTTCACAGTATTGAACATTTCAATTTTTATTCATTTCCGGAGGTCGACAGTCCCTGGTTACAGTTTACTGACAAATCTATATGGGATTCCCTTTTCTTTATTTTTGGAGGGAAAGCCTATGGCATTTTTGCCCTTTTGTTTGGATTCAGTTTCTTTATACAGGACAACAACCAGTTGCAACGAGGAAATGATTTTAGACTGCGTTTCCTGTGGCGGCTATTCCTCTTATTCATTTGGGGAAATATTAATGCCATGTTTTTCACAGGTGAAATATTGGTGCTTTATTCCATTGTCGGCATATCACTCATCTTTGTGGCCCGGCTAAAGATTAAGACTGTCGTTATCATTGCTACAATACTCATATTACAGCCGATGGAATGGGGTAAACTCTTTTACGCCTTATTCAATCCGAATTATATTCCGGCAGAACCTTTGGCCAATTATTACTGGGCGCAGGCATATCCGGTACAAAGTAATGGAACTTTCCTTGAAACAGTAAAGATGAATCTTTGGGACGGACAGCTAGCCAGTCTCGCTTGGGCATGGGAAAATGCCCGTTTCTTCCAGACTCCGGCCCTATTTATGTTCGGTATGGTAATGGGAAAAGCAGGCCTATTGCTATACAATGAAAAGAACAGCCGCTTCTGGATGAGAGCTTTAGTTGTCGGAATTATTTGCTTTTTCCCGTTAAACGGTTTGGCAAACATGCTTTCCGGATTTATAGAGAACAAGGCAATATTAACACCTTTGCGGTTAATTATTAGATCACTGGCTAATATGGGCTTTATGGCATTTCTAGTGTCCCTGATAATTCTTGTTTACTATCATACCGTTAAAGGCCATAGCTGGTTGGATAAACTTCGCCCTTATGGAAAGATGACACTGACTAATTATATTATGCAATCTGTTATAGGTTCATTTATTTTCTATAACTGGGGATTAGGTATGCACAATAAACTGGGAATAACTTATTCATTCTTGCTGGGAATAGTACTATTTATATTGCAATACTTCTTCTGCTGCTGGTGGATGAAAAACCACAAACATGGACCACTGGAATATGTATGGAAAAAACTGACCTGGATAGGTGTAAAGAAAAAATAA
- a CDS encoding DUF4293 domain-containing protein, whose product MIQRIQTIFLLLTAILMGVTALCPLIEIVDGGKLVITYYSFGIGKVFGGEFPTWGVLIFAVISGLLALVNIFLYKKRKLQINIGYITALLIVVYYITAMVYLNAFLGKIDSAYTINLQFGIILPVVALIFNLLAISRIKKDEKLVKSLDRIR is encoded by the coding sequence ATGATACAGCGTATACAAACGATATTTTTACTGCTGACAGCTATTTTAATGGGGGTGACAGCTTTATGTCCTTTGATAGAAATCGTTGATGGGGGTAAGTTGGTAATTACGTATTATTCATTTGGTATAGGGAAAGTCTTTGGTGGTGAATTTCCTACATGGGGAGTTCTTATTTTTGCTGTTATAAGTGGGTTATTGGCATTGGTCAATATCTTTCTTTATAAGAAAAGAAAGTTACAAATAAACATAGGGTATATCACTGCTCTTCTAATCGTTGTGTATTACATTACTGCGATGGTATATCTGAATGCATTTCTAGGTAAGATAGATAGTGCTTATACTATAAATCTCCAATTCGGCATTATACTCCCTGTTGTAGCGCTTATTTTTAATTTGTTGGCTATTTCCCGGATAAAGAAAGATGAAAAGCTGGTAAAATCGTTAGATCGTATACGGTAA
- a CDS encoding VOC family protein has protein sequence MSTGFETKLSIKKINIVIDCADAGIMADFYSKLLDWEWTHPQANGWAAITSLSGTVIAFQEVEGYEAPVWPWTQGKQGQMLHLDFYVDNLEEAVQTAIKYGAKLAEEQYFRTSRTMIDPAGHPFCLDTDEPE, from the coding sequence ATGAGTACAGGTTTTGAAACCAAGTTATCAATAAAAAAGATCAATATTGTAATAGATTGTGCTGATGCAGGTATCATGGCCGATTTTTATAGTAAGCTATTAGATTGGGAATGGACACATCCACAGGCAAACGGGTGGGCGGCAATTACATCCCTATCAGGTACAGTAATTGCATTTCAGGAAGTAGAGGGCTATGAAGCTCCAGTATGGCCATGGACGCAAGGAAAACAAGGACAAATGCTACATCTCGACTTCTATGTAGATAACTTGGAGGAAGCTGTACAAACAGCTATTAAATACGGTGCTAAACTTGCAGAAGAGCAATATTTCAGAACATCAAGAACGATGATTGACCCTGCGGGACACCCTTTCTGCCTCGATACCGATGAGCCGGAATAA
- the sufC gene encoding Fe-S cluster assembly ATPase SufC, with product MANLLNIKDLHANVEGKEILKGLNLEVNEGEIHAIMGPNGAGKSTLASVLVGNPNFEVTEGEIDYRGHDLLDMDPEDRAREGLFLSFQYPVEIPGVSMTNFMRASLNEIRKHREQEPISASDFLKMIREKRELVELDKDLAGRSVNEGFSGGEKKRNEIFQMAMLEPKLAILDETDSGLDIDALRIVAAGVNKLRRKDNATVVITHYQRLLDYIKPDFVHVLYKGRIVKSAGAELALELEEKGYDWIIKEFQE from the coding sequence ATGGCAAACTTATTAAACATAAAAGACTTGCATGCCAATGTTGAAGGCAAGGAAATACTTAAAGGATTGAATCTTGAAGTTAACGAAGGCGAAATCCACGCAATAATGGGGCCTAACGGAGCCGGTAAAAGCACTTTGGCTTCTGTGCTTGTAGGTAATCCTAACTTTGAAGTAACAGAAGGAGAGATAGATTACAGAGGACACGATTTACTCGATATGGATCCCGAAGACAGGGCGCGTGAGGGCCTTTTTCTTAGCTTCCAGTATCCTGTGGAAATACCCGGTGTGAGTATGACTAACTTTATGCGTGCCTCCCTAAACGAAATTCGTAAACATAGGGAACAAGAACCGATATCGGCTTCCGACTTCCTAAAAATGATAAGAGAAAAGAGAGAACTGGTAGAACTTGATAAAGACCTTGCCGGACGTTCGGTTAATGAAGGCTTTTCGGGTGGCGAGAAAAAACGTAACGAGATATTCCAAATGGCTATGCTAGAGCCGAAACTGGCAATCCTGGACGAAACCGATTCAGGGCTTGATATAGATGCGCTTCGCATTGTTGCTGCCGGCGTAAACAAGCTGAGACGCAAAGATAATGCAACAGTGGTGATTACCCATTATCAACGCTTGCTTGATTATATCAAACCGGACTTTGTACATGTTCTTTACAAAGGGCGTATTGTAAAAAGTGCGGGGGCAGAATTGGCTTTGGAGCTTGAAGAAAAAGGTTACGATTGGATTATTAAAGAATTTCAGGAATAA
- a CDS encoding DNA-directed RNA polymerase subunit omega — protein MDYRKSNAASNTVTRDMMTLSEDTGNVYETVRIISKRSNQISVEMKQDLDKKLQEFASYNDNLEEVFENREQIEISRYYEKLPKATLIAAQEYTEGKLYYRNPNKDKDNF, from the coding sequence ATGGATTACAGAAAATCAAATGCAGCCAGCAATACAGTAACCAGAGATATGATGACTTTGTCGGAAGATACAGGTAATGTATATGAAACTGTGAGAATCATATCAAAACGTTCTAATCAGATCTCTGTGGAAATGAAACAGGATTTGGATAAAAAGTTGCAGGAATTTGCTTCATATAACGATAATCTGGAAGAAGTTTTCGAAAACAGAGAACAAATAGAAATTTCCCGTTATTATGAGAAGCTGCCTAAAGCAACGCTGATCGCTGCTCAGGAATATACAGAAGGTAAACTTTATTACAGGAATCCAAATAAGGATAAAGACAACTTCTAA
- the bamD gene encoding outer membrane protein assembly factor BamD yields the protein MKIKILCTLLLALLLASCGEYNKILKSRDAELKYTYAKKYFDEKKYGRTTTLLDEILSTYTGSSKEQEILFLMAQAYFYDKDYTTATQYYTRYYNKFPKGDYTELARFNAAYGLYLDSPDARLDQTSTIRGIQEFQNFLEYFPQSEKAPEAQDLMFKLQEKLSYKEFLAARLYFNLGLYMGNNYESCIVTSREALKNYPFSEFSEEFQILIVRSRYELAYYSIEEKKPTRYRELMDEHFNYKNMFPSGKYLKESERYYRQALKALGQEADQITNEAVQQELSK from the coding sequence ATGAAGATTAAAATTCTGTGTACACTATTATTGGCCTTATTACTAGCTTCGTGTGGAGAGTATAATAAAATACTGAAAAGCCGTGATGCCGAGCTGAAATATACATATGCCAAGAAATATTTTGATGAAAAGAAATATGGTAGAACAACTACTTTGTTGGATGAAATTCTTTCTACATACACAGGCTCATCCAAAGAGCAGGAAATTTTATTTTTGATGGCTCAGGCCTATTTCTACGACAAAGATTATACTACAGCAACTCAGTATTATACAAGATACTATAACAAATTCCCTAAAGGGGATTACACCGAACTCGCGAGGTTTAATGCCGCATATGGTCTCTATCTTGATTCACCTGATGCCCGTTTAGATCAGACAAGTACGATAAGGGGGATCCAGGAATTCCAAAATTTTCTAGAGTATTTCCCTCAAAGTGAAAAGGCTCCCGAAGCTCAGGATTTGATGTTCAAACTGCAGGAAAAACTGTCATATAAAGAGTTTTTGGCTGCCCGCCTTTATTTCAACTTAGGGTTGTATATGGGTAATAATTATGAGTCTTGTATCGTTACATCGCGTGAAGCGCTGAAGAATTACCCGTTTTCGGAGTTTTCAGAAGAATTTCAGATACTAATTGTGAGATCAAGATATGAACTGGCATATTACAGTATTGAAGAAAAGAAACCTACCCGCTACCGTGAATTAATGGACGAACATTTCAACTATAAGAATATGTTTCCTAGCGGAAAATACCTCAAAGAAAGTGAAAGATACTACCGTCAGGCTTTAAAAGCGCTTGGACAGGAAGCCGATCAGATCACCAATGAGGCAGTACAACAAGAATTAAGTAAATAA
- the sufD gene encoding Fe-S cluster assembly protein SufD: protein MIENQYIDIFNQYRDKIDSKSAQELNSQRDKAFEAFQKQGFPTKKLEDYLYLDVAAEFMPDFGLNLNRVPFQGNPYVAFRCEIPNMTTNLYFVLNDLFHQEHSPKVEYPKGVFVGSLKQFAEEKPEVCRKYYGQIADVNNNGIIAFNTMFAQDGLAIYVPKGVVVEEPIQLINILKSEFNYLVNRRILIIAEDDAQVKLLICDHTVDESHFLATQVTEIYAGRNAIVDCYDLEENSDKVTRLTNTFVLQEGSSNVLVNNMTLNTGVSRNNYNVKLNGEHAEAYVCGMVIADRQQYVDNFAFLDHAKPHCTSTQLFKYVLQDEAKGSFCGRILVEKDAQKTMAYQSNNNLCISPNAKMYAKPQLEIYADDVKCSHGLTTGQLDEEALFYLRSRGIGYDAAKLMLMQAFTAGVLEHVRIPRLRERLQDLVEKRFRGESARCGNCLVCK, encoded by the coding sequence ATGATAGAAAATCAATATATAGACATATTTAATCAGTACAGGGATAAGATAGATTCTAAGTCTGCACAAGAATTGAATAGTCAACGCGATAAAGCTTTCGAAGCCTTTCAGAAACAAGGTTTTCCGACAAAGAAACTGGAAGATTATCTTTATCTGGATGTTGCCGCAGAATTTATGCCTGACTTCGGATTGAACTTGAATCGTGTTCCATTTCAGGGAAATCCATATGTGGCATTCAGATGTGAAATCCCTAATATGACAACAAATCTGTACTTTGTACTCAATGATTTGTTTCATCAGGAACATAGTCCTAAGGTAGAATATCCTAAGGGGGTATTTGTAGGTAGTTTGAAGCAGTTTGCAGAGGAGAAGCCTGAAGTTTGTCGTAAATATTACGGGCAGATAGCAGATGTGAATAACAATGGTATTATTGCCTTTAATACGATGTTTGCTCAGGATGGGCTGGCAATATATGTGCCTAAGGGGGTGGTTGTTGAAGAGCCTATACAATTAATTAATATACTGAAAAGTGAGTTCAATTATCTTGTAAATCGCCGTATACTGATTATTGCGGAGGACGATGCTCAGGTGAAATTGCTTATCTGTGACCATACAGTGGACGAATCACACTTTTTGGCTACTCAGGTAACGGAGATATATGCCGGGCGTAATGCGATTGTTGACTGTTACGACTTGGAAGAAAACTCGGATAAGGTGACACGTCTGACAAATACATTTGTGCTTCAAGAGGGTTCTTCGAATGTATTGGTAAACAATATGACGTTGAATACAGGTGTGAGCCGTAACAATTATAATGTAAAGCTAAACGGGGAGCATGCCGAAGCGTATGTATGCGGGATGGTTATTGCCGACAGGCAGCAATATGTAGATAATTTTGCGTTTCTCGATCATGCCAAACCTCACTGTACAAGTACTCAGTTGTTTAAATATGTATTGCAGGACGAAGCTAAAGGCTCTTTTTGTGGTCGTATTCTGGTAGAGAAAGATGCTCAGAAAACAATGGCATACCAGTCTAATAACAATCTTTGTATATCGCCCAATGCAAAAATGTATGCTAAGCCCCAGCTCGAGATATATGCTGATGACGTAAAATGTTCTCACGGTCTCACAACAGGGCAACTGGACGAAGAAGCACTGTTCTATCTCCGTTCGCGTGGTATAGGATATGATGCCGCAAAACTGATGTTGATGCAGGCGTTTACGGCGGGAGTTTTGGAGCATGTGCGTATCCCACGTTTGAGAGAAAGATTGCAGGATCTGGTTGAAAAACGCTTCCGCGGAGAAAGTGCACGTTGTGGTAACTGCCTGGTGTGCAAATAA
- a CDS encoding cysteine desulfurase — translation MDIEKIRADFPILSTTVYGKPLIYFDNGATTQKPKCVVEEVEKVYYTTNANVHRGVHRLSQQATDLAEESRAVVQQFINAKHSREIIFTKGTTESINLVAHSFCQQFCKEGDEIIISVMEHHANIVSWQLQEEIRGIRLKVIPINEKGELRMDEFKKLISPKTRLVSVMHISNVLGTVNPIEDIIEIAHSHDIPVLIDAAQSVQHMEVDVQKLDCDFLVFSAHKVYGPNGVGVLYGKEKWLNQMPPYQGGGEMISQVSFKKTTFNELPFKFEAGTPNYPDVIAFAKAIGYIKNIGLDSIKEYEDQLLNYCTDELKKIENIRIFGTSDNKSSVISFLIGNIHHYDMGMLLDKMGIAVRTGHHCAQPLMEELGIEGTVRISIAFYNTKEEIDKLIEGIKRVVTMFG, via the coding sequence ATGGATATTGAAAAAATAAGAGCTGATTTTCCTATTTTGTCTACTACCGTCTATGGTAAGCCACTTATCTATTTCGATAATGGTGCCACCACTCAAAAACCAAAATGCGTAGTAGAAGAAGTAGAAAAAGTATATTACACCACGAATGCAAATGTGCATCGTGGTGTACATCGTTTAAGCCAACAGGCCACTGATTTGGCAGAGGAATCGCGTGCTGTGGTGCAGCAATTCATTAATGCAAAGCATAGTAGGGAAATTATCTTTACCAAAGGTACTACAGAATCTATCAATCTGGTGGCACATAGTTTTTGCCAGCAGTTTTGCAAAGAAGGTGATGAAATTATCATTTCAGTAATGGAGCATCACGCTAATATTGTTTCCTGGCAATTGCAGGAAGAGATAAGAGGCATACGGTTAAAGGTTATTCCGATCAACGAAAAAGGTGAGCTGAGGATGGATGAGTTCAAAAAGCTCATATCACCAAAGACTCGCTTAGTATCGGTCATGCATATATCCAATGTATTAGGTACAGTGAATCCGATAGAAGATATTATTGAGATTGCGCATAGTCACGATATTCCGGTGCTAATAGATGCAGCACAGTCTGTGCAACACATGGAGGTGGATGTGCAAAAACTCGATTGTGACTTTCTTGTTTTCTCGGCGCACAAAGTATATGGACCGAATGGAGTAGGGGTACTTTACGGAAAAGAGAAGTGGCTGAACCAGATGCCACCTTATCAGGGAGGAGGAGAAATGATAAGTCAGGTGTCGTTCAAGAAGACGACATTCAATGAATTACCATTCAAATTTGAAGCCGGTACACCTAATTATCCGGATGTAATAGCCTTCGCAAAAGCTATAGGCTATATAAAAAATATAGGTCTGGACTCAATAAAAGAATACGAAGATCAGTTATTAAACTATTGTACCGATGAATTGAAGAAAATAGAAAATATCCGTATTTTCGGCACTTCTGACAATAAGAGCAGTGTTATTTCGTTCCTTATAGGAAATATTCATCATTACGATATGGGAATGCTTTTGGATAAAATGGGAATAGCCGTTCGCACAGGCCACCATTGTGCCCAGCCACTAATGGAAGAGCTTGGTATAGAAGGTACTGTGAGGATTTCGATTGCATTTTATAATACAAAGGAAGAGATAGATAAGCTTATTGAAGGTATAAAACGGGTAGTAACCATGTTTGGCTAA
- the mfd gene encoding transcription-repair coupling factor encodes MKLAALQEVFESHKNISAVVNILPKHKSLYAKGLQGSSAAMFAAAVYHKTDDCFLYILNDLESAGYFYHDLIQILDTDKVLFFPSAYKRAIKYGQIDTANEILRTEVMGKLQTDNKHLIIITYPEALAEKVVAKSILEKNTIHINVNEEVDRGFVSEMLDSFGFEYVDYVYEPGQYAIRGSILDVFSFSYEFPYRIDFFGDEVSTIRTFDIETQLSKERLQQIQIIPDMQKSDLDRDSLLKLIPKDSIIGFKDFAWAEEKIESVYNDSAILDNPEYEKDIQIKLSNREEYANLINGFRHIHFGARAGGIPEATIEFETNLQPPFHKNFDLISETFHKNIEKGFRIYILSDSEKQHKRLQSIFEDRGDNITFIPVERTLSEGFSDETLKICCFTDHQLFDRYHKYNLKSDRVRSGKFALSLKELQQFQIGDYIVHIDHGVGQFGGLVRSDMNGKMQELIKLIYLNNDSIFVSLHALHKISKYRGKEGEPPRINKLGTGAWNKIKEKTKSKVKDIARDLIQLYAKRRQEEGFKFSPDSFLQHELEASFIYEDTPDQVKATADVKQDMENSKPMDRLICGDVGFGKTEVAIRGAFKAVSDNKQVAVLVPTTVLAYQHYQTFRERLKDFPCRVEYISRARSANQIKETLNDLKEGKVDVLIGTHRIVSKDIQFKDLGLLIIDEEQKFGVAVKEKLKQMKSNVDTLTMTATPIPRTLQFSLMGARDLSAITTPPPNRYPIQTEVHTFDPHIIREAIEFEMSRNGQVFFINNRIKNIYELEDIIRREVPDARVVVGHGQMDPAKLESVIIDFVNHEYDVLIATSIIESGIDIPNANTIIVNNAQNFGLSDLHQLRGRVGRSNKKAFAYLLAPPLHTLTPEARRRLQAIENFSELGHGFHIAMQDLDIRGAGNLLGAEQSGFIADLGYEVYQKILTEAVNELKNDEFADIYHETDGDEKIAGDNFVDDVQIESDLELLFPATYIPNDSERITLYRELDNMERETDVQNFILRLEDRFGKIPPEGRELIMVVRLRILAKTLGIEKVVLKGGRMSLFLISNPESPYYQSKAFDKLLDYIQKYPRSCELKERNGKRSVSIQHIPNVETACMALMEIIG; translated from the coding sequence TTGAAATTAGCTGCTTTACAAGAGGTTTTCGAGTCTCATAAAAACATATCTGCTGTTGTTAATATTTTGCCGAAGCATAAAAGCCTCTATGCAAAAGGACTACAAGGCTCATCGGCTGCGATGTTTGCAGCAGCCGTCTACCACAAAACGGACGATTGTTTCCTGTATATCCTGAACGACCTGGAAAGTGCAGGCTATTTTTATCACGACCTGATACAGATACTGGATACGGATAAAGTACTATTCTTCCCGTCAGCATATAAACGTGCCATCAAATACGGACAAATAGATACTGCAAACGAAATACTCCGTACCGAAGTGATGGGTAAATTACAGACAGACAACAAGCATCTGATCATAATTACATATCCGGAAGCGCTCGCTGAGAAAGTTGTTGCAAAAAGTATTCTGGAAAAGAATACAATACACATCAATGTTAACGAAGAAGTAGACCGCGGCTTTGTATCAGAGATGCTGGATAGCTTCGGGTTCGAATATGTAGACTATGTTTACGAACCCGGGCAATACGCTATTAGAGGGAGTATTCTCGATGTATTCTCTTTTTCTTATGAATTCCCGTACCGTATCGACTTTTTCGGCGATGAAGTGAGCACAATACGCACATTCGATATAGAGACACAATTGTCGAAAGAGCGTTTGCAACAGATACAGATTATACCTGATATGCAAAAATCCGATCTGGACAGGGACTCATTATTAAAACTGATTCCTAAAGACAGCATAATCGGATTCAAAGACTTTGCATGGGCTGAAGAAAAAATAGAATCTGTCTACAATGACTCTGCAATTCTCGACAATCCCGAATATGAAAAAGACATACAGATTAAATTATCCAACAGGGAAGAATATGCAAACCTGATAAACGGATTCAGGCATATTCATTTCGGAGCAAGAGCAGGAGGTATACCCGAAGCAACAATAGAGTTTGAAACAAACCTGCAACCACCCTTCCATAAAAACTTTGACCTGATAAGTGAGACTTTCCATAAAAATATAGAGAAAGGCTTCAGAATATACATTCTGAGCGACAGTGAAAAGCAACATAAACGCCTGCAATCTATCTTCGAAGACAGGGGCGACAATATTACCTTCATACCGGTAGAAAGGACATTATCGGAAGGGTTCAGTGACGAAACATTGAAGATATGCTGTTTTACCGACCACCAGTTATTCGACCGCTATCATAAATATAACCTGAAATCGGACAGGGTGCGTTCCGGTAAGTTTGCCCTATCACTCAAAGAATTACAACAATTTCAGATAGGCGACTACATTGTTCATATCGACCACGGTGTAGGACAATTCGGCGGGCTTGTCCGCTCCGATATGAACGGGAAGATGCAGGAGCTTATCAAGCTGATATATCTCAACAACGATTCCATCTTTGTATCCCTGCATGCCCTTCATAAAATATCCAAATACAGAGGCAAAGAAGGCGAACCGCCTCGCATCAATAAACTGGGAACCGGCGCTTGGAACAAGATAAAGGAAAAGACCAAAAGCAAAGTAAAAGATATTGCCCGCGACCTGATTCAATTATATGCTAAACGACGTCAGGAAGAAGGATTCAAGTTTTCTCCCGATTCATTCTTACAGCATGAATTGGAAGCATCCTTTATCTATGAGGATACTCCCGATCAGGTGAAAGCAACGGCCGACGTAAAACAGGATATGGAAAACAGTAAACCTATGGACCGGCTCATATGCGGAGATGTAGGTTTCGGCAAAACGGAAGTGGCTATCCGGGGGGCTTTTAAGGCTGTATCAGACAACAAACAAGTAGCTGTGCTAGTACCCACTACCGTACTGGCGTATCAGCATTACCAGACATTCAGGGAACGGCTGAAGGATTTTCCGTGCCGTGTAGAATACATCAGCCGTGCTCGCAGTGCAAACCAGATAAAAGAAACTCTGAACGATCTGAAGGAGGGTAAGGTAGATGTACTGATAGGGACTCACCGCATAGTGAGTAAGGACATACAGTTTAAAGACCTTGGATTACTGATAATAGACGAGGAACAAAAATTCGGAGTAGCGGTAAAAGAAAAGCTGAAACAGATGAAATCGAATGTGGATACACTCACGATGACAGCCACTCCTATACCACGCACATTACAGTTCTCTTTGATGGGTGCACGGGATTTATCTGCTATCACTACCCCACCGCCAAATCGCTACCCTATACAGACCGAAGTGCATACATTCGATCCGCATATCATACGCGAAGCCATAGAATTTGAAATGAGCCGCAACGGTCAGGTATTTTTTATCAACAATCGTATAAAAAACATTTACGAACTGGAGGATATTATCCGGCGTGAGGTTCCTGATGCACGTGTAGTAGTCGGTCACGGACAAATGGACCCTGCCAAACTGGAATCGGTAATTATAGATTTCGTAAACCATGAATATGACGTATTGATCGCCACATCCATCATAGAATCGGGAATAGACATACCGAATGCAAATACAATCATCGTAAACAATGCACAGAACTTCGGGTTGAGCGATTTACACCAGCTTCGCGGACGTGTGGGGCGAAGCAATAAGAAGGCTTTTGCATACCTCCTTGCTCCTCCCCTCCATACATTGACACCCGAAGCCAGAAGGCGTTTGCAGGCAATAGAAAATTTTTCCGAGCTTGGTCACGGATTCCATATAGCCATGCAGGATTTGGATATACGGGGTGCAGGAAACCTACTCGGAGCAGAGCAAAGCGGATTTATCGCCGATTTAGGATATGAAGTATATCAAAAAATATTGACAGAAGCGGTTAACGAACTGAAGAATGACGAATTTGCTGACATCTACCATGAAACCGATGGCGATGAAAAAATAGCCGGAGATAACTTTGTGGACGACGTACAGATAGAAAGCGATCTGGAATTACTTTTCCCTGCCACATATATACCAAACGATTCGGAACGCATCACGCTTTATCGTGAACTGGATAATATGGAACGCGAAACAGATGTGCAAAACTTCATATTACGGCTCGAAGACCGCTTCGGTAAAATACCGCCCGAAGGTCGCGAACTAATCATGGTTGTTCGTTTACGAATACTGGCAAAAACACTCGGTATAGAAAAGGTGGTACTGAAAGGCGGACGTATGAGCCTGTTCCTTATCTCCAATCCGGAGTCACCCTACTATCAGTCGAAAGCCTTTGATAAACTACTGGATTATATACAGAAATATCCGCGCAGTTGCGAGCTGAAAGAACGTAACGGTAAACGCTCGGTAAGTATTCAGCATATTCCGAATGTAGAGACGGCTTGTATGGCCTTGATGGAGATAATAGGTTAA